A DNA window from bacterium contains the following coding sequences:
- a CDS encoding NifU family protein — translation MTEKVKNVLEGIRGSLQNDGGDVELVGIENGVVKVKLTGACGCCPMAQMTLKQGIEQILKKEVPEVKSVEAV, via the coding sequence ATGACAGAAAAAGTAAAAAATGTATTAGAAGGTATCCGTGGTTCTCTTCAAAATGATGGTGGAGATGTAGAATTAGTTGGGATAGAAAACGGTGTTGTCAAGGTGAAATTAACCGGGGCTTGTGGCTGTTGTCCTATGGCTCAAATGACCCTGAAACAGGGAATTGAACAAATCTTAAAAAAAGAAGTTCCTGAGGTCAAATCAGTAGAAGCGGTATAA